The DNA region CGTACCAGTTCCGCCACGGTGTCCCCGTCCAGGCTGGGGGAGAGCAGCACCGGCACCCCGCCGATCCGGGAGACCGCGAAGGCCAGCAGGGTGATGTCGAACCCGTTCGTCTTGTGCACGACCACCCGGTCGGCCGGGCGTACCCCGGCGGCCCACAGCCGGGCGGCGTAGTCGTCGATCAGGTCGGCTACCTCACCGACCGTCAGCCGCCGCCCCAGATCGGGGGCGATCTGCAGATCGTGGTCCAGGGTGACCACATTGGTGGGGTGTCGCCGGGCGGCCCGCTCGAAGAGGGTGCCGAGCTGGATGCCCCGGTTCCTGATGCGTTGCAGCAGCATGGTCAGTCCTCCTCTAGTACCTGGCAGAGACGACCGAGAGTGGCGCGCATGTCGCCGGCGACCTTGGCCCCCCACTCGGCGAAGAACCGCTCCCGCGCGGCGGCGTCCATGTCGGCGGTGATGCCCCGGATGCCCTCCGTGGCCGCGCCCATCCGGAACCGGTGGACCAGCACCGATCCGCCCCCGGGCTGCTCGGCGATGTCGTAGGCCCAGACGCTGTCCTGACGCGCCCCCGCCCGGTTCCGCATGGACCAGGCGAAGGTGCGACCCGGCTCGGCGGTCACCACCTCGGACTCGGTGAACCAGACACCGCGTACGACCGGGGCCCAGGCCACCACGTCGGCCTCCCGCCGGTTCTCGCCGCGGAACACCGCGCCGACCGTGCCGGGTTCACCGGCGATCCACGATCCGCCCACACACTCGGGGCTCCATTCGCCGCTGCGCTCGAGGTCGCTGACCAAGGCATAGACCCGGTCCGGTGGCGCGGACACCTTGCTCTGCACCGACAACTCGAACAGTGGCCGCGAAGCGGTCTGCATCTCGATCCCCTCACGTCGTGACGTATGTTCGTCTGTTTCGACGCTAGAAAACGTGAGGATCGGTATCGATGGCTGCCCGATAAAGCCTTCTACTCGTCATTCGACGGCGTGTGCATGATTTCGATGGCAGGGTGGCACCATGCTGGCTGCGTACATCGAAAGGTTCGGCCCGCCAGAAGAGATTCGGTACGGTCGGCTGCCCGATCCCTCCCCCGGTCCCACGGACGTGCTCGTCGAGGTGTGGGCGAGCACGGTCAACCCGGTCGACACCTTCGTCCGCTCCGGGCTGTTCCGCACCCCGGTGGCCTTCCCCTTCGTCATCGCCCGGGATCTGGTGGGTCGGGTCGTCCGGGCCGGGCCGGGCGCGGCGGGGTTCGCCCCCGGCGACCCGGTGTGGTGCAACAGCCTCGGTCACGACGGTCGGCAGGGTGCTGCGGCCGAACTGGCGGTGGTGCCGGCGGACCGGCTGTACCGGCTGCCCCCGGGGGTCGATCCACTGACCGCCGTGGGGGTGCTCCACCCCACGGCCACCGCCT from Micromonospora sp. NBC_01739 includes:
- a CDS encoding SRPBCC family protein; translated protein: MQTASRPLFELSVQSKVSAPPDRVYALVSDLERSGEWSPECVGGSWIAGEPGTVGAVFRGENRREADVVAWAPVVRGVWFTESEVVTAEPGRTFAWSMRNRAGARQDSVWAYDIAEQPGGGSVLVHRFRMGAATEGIRGITADMDAAARERFFAEWGAKVAGDMRATLGRLCQVLEED